In one window of Acanthopagrus latus isolate v.2019 chromosome 15, fAcaLat1.1, whole genome shotgun sequence DNA:
- the fancl gene encoding E3 ubiquitin-protein ligase FANCL isoform X1 → MWYCNKKFPRGLKTFSPWSTVTKEKSVKLLTGHLELQRLTARAMETSLVKDNPLLLPLNKEKTIYDGFITVQERDFRIRLHLPPDRQLARSRLHCCWQLKHLLRGYEHIVKQRLQQSPDLVSFILELKTVLEVGLKSFPECRSIPPPQYYSQLISEMETLGWAKLLFINTEFQTLRLKAEDSSGREHILTIKLRSKHPAEAPECSADLPIPLVITWTPQSTLDQLYNQFLLVLESLTKFWDVLDEIDSKTWILEPEKPSRSDTMRRIAVGNNVSIKVEVDPRHPEMLPECCLLGAEHAVTPLRNKLNANMHLWNPDSSVLHNLRDVLEIEFPSPATHEKSTFSVECGICYSYRLEAAIPDHVCNDPRCGQPFHQACLYEWLRALPSSRQSFNIVFGECPYCSKPITVKMAAQKS, encoded by the exons ATGTGgtattgcaacaaaaaattcCCTCGCggcctgaaaacattttctccatgGAGCACCGTTACAAAAGAGAAGTCTGTTAAACTGCTGACAGGACACCTTGAACTGCAAAG ATTAACAGCTAGAGCGATGGAGACTTCACTGGTTAAAGACAACCCGCTGCTTTTACCCCTCAACAAGGAGAAAACTATCTATGACGGATTCATAACAGTCCAG GAACGAGACTTCAGGATAAGATTACATCTACCGCCAGATCGTCAGCTTGCGCGGAGCAG GCTGCATTGCTGCTGGCAGTTAAAGCACCTGTTGCGTGGGTATGAGCACATAGTGAAGCAG AGGCTACAGCAGTCGCCTGATCTTGTCAGTTTCATTCTGGAGCTGAAGACCGTCCTG GAAGTGGGCCTGAAGAGCTTTCCTGAGTGCCGCTCCATCCCACCTCCACAGTATTACTCTCAGCTAATCTCTGAGATGGAGACCCTTGGATGGGCCAA GCTGCTCTTCATAAACACAGAGTTCCAAACGTTGAGACTGAAGGCAGAGGACTCCTCTGGGAGGGAGCACATCCTCACTATTAAACTCAGGTCTAAG CACCCTGCAGAGGCTCCTGAATGCTCAGCTGACCTGCCAATCCCTCTGGTCATAACCTGGACACCACAg AGTACTCTGGACCAGCTTTACAATCAGTTCCTTCTGGTTTTGGAGTCCCTGACCAAGTTTTGGGACGTCCTGGACGAGATTGACAGCAAGACCTGGATTCTGGAGCCGGAAAAACCCAGCCGGTCCGACACCATGAGGCGGATCGCTGTTG GAAACAACGTATCCATCAAAGTGGAGGTGGATCCCAGACACCCTGAGATGCTGCCAGAGTGCTGCCTGCTGGGAGCCGAGCACG CGGTGACCCCACTGAGGAATAAACTGAACGCCAACATGCACTTGTG GAACCCGGACTCCAGCGTCTTGCACAACCTCCGGGATGTTTTGGAGATCGAATTCCCGTCACCTGCCACCCACGAAAAATCT ACCTTCAGCGTTGAGTGTGGGATCTGTTACTCCTATCGTCTCGAAGCTGCAATCCCTGATCACGTGTGCAACGACCCTCGCTGTGGCCAGCCCTTCCATCAAGCATGTCTGTACGAG tGGCTGCGAGCGCTCCCTTCCAGCAGGCAGAGCTTCAACATTGTTTTTGGAGAGTGTCCTTACTGCAGCAAG CCCATTACTGTGAAAATGGCAGCCCAGAAGTCCTGA
- the fancl gene encoding E3 ubiquitin-protein ligase FANCL isoform X2 has product MLTSRLTARAMETSLVKDNPLLLPLNKEKTIYDGFITVQERDFRIRLHLPPDRQLARSRLHCCWQLKHLLRGYEHIVKQRLQQSPDLVSFILELKTVLEVGLKSFPECRSIPPPQYYSQLISEMETLGWAKLLFINTEFQTLRLKAEDSSGREHILTIKLRSKHPAEAPECSADLPIPLVITWTPQSTLDQLYNQFLLVLESLTKFWDVLDEIDSKTWILEPEKPSRSDTMRRIAVGNNVSIKVEVDPRHPEMLPECCLLGAEHAVTPLRNKLNANMHLWNPDSSVLHNLRDVLEIEFPSPATHEKSTFSVECGICYSYRLEAAIPDHVCNDPRCGQPFHQACLYEWLRALPSSRQSFNIVFGECPYCSKPITVKMAAQKS; this is encoded by the exons ATGTTGACTTCAAGATTAACAGCTAGAGCGATGGAGACTTCACTGGTTAAAGACAACCCGCTGCTTTTACCCCTCAACAAGGAGAAAACTATCTATGACGGATTCATAACAGTCCAG GAACGAGACTTCAGGATAAGATTACATCTACCGCCAGATCGTCAGCTTGCGCGGAGCAG GCTGCATTGCTGCTGGCAGTTAAAGCACCTGTTGCGTGGGTATGAGCACATAGTGAAGCAG AGGCTACAGCAGTCGCCTGATCTTGTCAGTTTCATTCTGGAGCTGAAGACCGTCCTG GAAGTGGGCCTGAAGAGCTTTCCTGAGTGCCGCTCCATCCCACCTCCACAGTATTACTCTCAGCTAATCTCTGAGATGGAGACCCTTGGATGGGCCAA GCTGCTCTTCATAAACACAGAGTTCCAAACGTTGAGACTGAAGGCAGAGGACTCCTCTGGGAGGGAGCACATCCTCACTATTAAACTCAGGTCTAAG CACCCTGCAGAGGCTCCTGAATGCTCAGCTGACCTGCCAATCCCTCTGGTCATAACCTGGACACCACAg AGTACTCTGGACCAGCTTTACAATCAGTTCCTTCTGGTTTTGGAGTCCCTGACCAAGTTTTGGGACGTCCTGGACGAGATTGACAGCAAGACCTGGATTCTGGAGCCGGAAAAACCCAGCCGGTCCGACACCATGAGGCGGATCGCTGTTG GAAACAACGTATCCATCAAAGTGGAGGTGGATCCCAGACACCCTGAGATGCTGCCAGAGTGCTGCCTGCTGGGAGCCGAGCACG CGGTGACCCCACTGAGGAATAAACTGAACGCCAACATGCACTTGTG GAACCCGGACTCCAGCGTCTTGCACAACCTCCGGGATGTTTTGGAGATCGAATTCCCGTCACCTGCCACCCACGAAAAATCT ACCTTCAGCGTTGAGTGTGGGATCTGTTACTCCTATCGTCTCGAAGCTGCAATCCCTGATCACGTGTGCAACGACCCTCGCTGTGGCCAGCCCTTCCATCAAGCATGTCTGTACGAG tGGCTGCGAGCGCTCCCTTCCAGCAGGCAGAGCTTCAACATTGTTTTTGGAGAGTGTCCTTACTGCAGCAAG CCCATTACTGTGAAAATGGCAGCCCAGAAGTCCTGA
- the fancl gene encoding E3 ubiquitin-protein ligase FANCL isoform X3 — METSLVKDNPLLLPLNKEKTIYDGFITVQERDFRIRLHLPPDRQLARSRLHCCWQLKHLLRGYEHIVKQRLQQSPDLVSFILELKTVLEVGLKSFPECRSIPPPQYYSQLISEMETLGWAKLLFINTEFQTLRLKAEDSSGREHILTIKLRSKHPAEAPECSADLPIPLVITWTPQSTLDQLYNQFLLVLESLTKFWDVLDEIDSKTWILEPEKPSRSDTMRRIAVGNNVSIKVEVDPRHPEMLPECCLLGAEHAVTPLRNKLNANMHLWNPDSSVLHNLRDVLEIEFPSPATHEKSTFSVECGICYSYRLEAAIPDHVCNDPRCGQPFHQACLYEWLRALPSSRQSFNIVFGECPYCSKPITVKMAAQKS, encoded by the exons ATGGAGACTTCACTGGTTAAAGACAACCCGCTGCTTTTACCCCTCAACAAGGAGAAAACTATCTATGACGGATTCATAACAGTCCAG GAACGAGACTTCAGGATAAGATTACATCTACCGCCAGATCGTCAGCTTGCGCGGAGCAG GCTGCATTGCTGCTGGCAGTTAAAGCACCTGTTGCGTGGGTATGAGCACATAGTGAAGCAG AGGCTACAGCAGTCGCCTGATCTTGTCAGTTTCATTCTGGAGCTGAAGACCGTCCTG GAAGTGGGCCTGAAGAGCTTTCCTGAGTGCCGCTCCATCCCACCTCCACAGTATTACTCTCAGCTAATCTCTGAGATGGAGACCCTTGGATGGGCCAA GCTGCTCTTCATAAACACAGAGTTCCAAACGTTGAGACTGAAGGCAGAGGACTCCTCTGGGAGGGAGCACATCCTCACTATTAAACTCAGGTCTAAG CACCCTGCAGAGGCTCCTGAATGCTCAGCTGACCTGCCAATCCCTCTGGTCATAACCTGGACACCACAg AGTACTCTGGACCAGCTTTACAATCAGTTCCTTCTGGTTTTGGAGTCCCTGACCAAGTTTTGGGACGTCCTGGACGAGATTGACAGCAAGACCTGGATTCTGGAGCCGGAAAAACCCAGCCGGTCCGACACCATGAGGCGGATCGCTGTTG GAAACAACGTATCCATCAAAGTGGAGGTGGATCCCAGACACCCTGAGATGCTGCCAGAGTGCTGCCTGCTGGGAGCCGAGCACG CGGTGACCCCACTGAGGAATAAACTGAACGCCAACATGCACTTGTG GAACCCGGACTCCAGCGTCTTGCACAACCTCCGGGATGTTTTGGAGATCGAATTCCCGTCACCTGCCACCCACGAAAAATCT ACCTTCAGCGTTGAGTGTGGGATCTGTTACTCCTATCGTCTCGAAGCTGCAATCCCTGATCACGTGTGCAACGACCCTCGCTGTGGCCAGCCCTTCCATCAAGCATGTCTGTACGAG tGGCTGCGAGCGCTCCCTTCCAGCAGGCAGAGCTTCAACATTGTTTTTGGAGAGTGTCCTTACTGCAGCAAG CCCATTACTGTGAAAATGGCAGCCCAGAAGTCCTGA